In the genome of Methylosinus sp. C49, the window GAGCTATCGCTGGGTTTGCTCGTCGATTGCGTTATCGAGGTAACGGAACTGGATCGCGATCAGATTGATCCACCTCCGCAGGTCGGCGGTCGCTGGCGCGCCGAATGTATCGCCGGAATCGGACGTCGGAATGGCGGCTTCATCGTCATTTTCGATTTGCCCCGTTTGCTCGCGGAGGACGACGCGGCGCTCGCCGCGGTCGCCTTCGCGCAGCGCGCCGCTTGATGGAGAATGGTCTTGTCGGCCGCCCCAGAAAGAAAGCTCACGGAAGCCACGTCATCCGCGATAAGACTCGATGCGATGAGCGATCGTCATTTTCGAGACCTCGCCGCCTATATTGAGCGAGAAGTCGGAATTCGATTGCCTCCCACCAAACGCACGATGGTCGAGGGTCGTTTGCGGCGACGGGTGAAAGCGCTCGGAGTGGCAAATCTCGACGAATATGTCGCGCTGGTCCTCGATCGGGACGAACTCGGCGGCGAGAACATGCATCTCATCGACTGCGTGACCACCAATAAGACGGATTTCTTCAGGGAGCCCGAGCACTTTGAAATTCTGACGCGGGTGGTCATGCCACATTTGCTCGACGGAGCGCGGCGCCGGAACGAGCGTGTCTTCAAGTTCTGGAGCGCAGCGGCGTCGATCGGAGCCGAGGCCTATACGCTCGCCATGGTGCTGGCTGATCTTTCGGCTGCCGAGCATTTCGGTTTCCGAATTCTCGGCACCGACATATGTTCGACGGCGTTGGCGCAGGCGCAGGCCGCGATCTACCCGGAGGATATGCTCGCGCCGACGCCAAAGGCGATGCGTGAGCGCTATGTGATGTCGTCGCGCAATTCTGCGCGGCGGGAGGTACGGATCGTGCCGGAGTTGCGTCGGCTCGTTCGCTTCCAACGCCTCAATTTGATGGACGCGACATATCCGATCGACGAGGATATCGACGTGATCTTCTGTCGCAATGTCCTCATCTATTTCTCGTCGCCGACGCAACAGGCGGTGGTGGCGAATCTCTGTCGGCATTTGCGGCCCGGCGGTTTTCTGTTCCTCGGCCACTCCGAGTCGATGGCCGGGGGAAAGCAGGCGTCTATGCGGCAGATCGCGTCGACAGTCTTTCGAAAAGAAGTGGGTCGCACATGATAGAGCCGAAGAAAATTCGCGTGCTCATCGTCGACGATTCGGCGTCGGTTCGCCAGACTCTGAGTGAAATTCTCGACGCGGAGCCGGACATAGAGGTGATGGGAACGGCGTCGGACGCATATGCTGCGGCGCGGCGCATCCAAGCGGAAATTCCGGATGTGATCATCCTCGATGTCGAAATGCCGCGCATGGATGGAATCACATTCCTGCGTAAGATCATGTCGCAGCGGCCAATGCCCGTCATCATCTGCTCGGGCTTGACCGAGGGCGGATCGAAGACCTTGATGGACGCAATGGAGGCCGGCGCGGTCGATGTCATCGCGAAGCCGCATGTCGCGACCAAGCAATTCCTCGTGGAAGCGCGTGTGCGCGTCTCTGATGCGGTTCGCGCCGCTGCTCACTCCAAACGTCGCGGCGCGACTCGCAGCGTCCGCACGATCGAGCGAAAGCTCTCAGCGGACGTCATGCTTCCTCCGCCGTCTTTGCGGACGATACATCGTCCGACCGAGAAGATCGTCTGCATCGGGACTTCGACCGGCGGCACGGAATCTCTGCGTGAAATCCTGGAAGTTCTGCCGGCGCATGCTCCTGGAATGGTCGTCGTTCAGCATATGCCGGAGCATTTCACGGCCGCCTTCGCGCGGCGGCTCGACGGCCTGTGCCGGGTCGAAGTAAAAGAAGCCGAGGAAGGCGACGTCTTGGAAGCGGGGCGCGTTCTGATCGCGCCCGGAAATAGACACATGCTCTTGCAACGCGTCGGATCTCGCTATCACGTCGCGATCAAGGATGGTCCGCTCGTTTCGCGTCACCGGCCCTCGGTGGACGTGCTGTTTCGCTCAGCGGCGCAATGCGCCGGCGG includes:
- a CDS encoding chemotaxis response regulator protein-glutamate methylesterase, yielding MIEPKKIRVLIVDDSASVRQTLSEILDAEPDIEVMGTASDAYAAARRIQAEIPDVIILDVEMPRMDGITFLRKIMSQRPMPVIICSGLTEGGSKTLMDAMEAGAVDVIAKPHVATKQFLVEARVRVSDAVRAAAHSKRRGATRSVRTIERKLSADVMLPPPSLRTIHRPTEKIVCIGTSTGGTESLREILEVLPAHAPGMVVVQHMPEHFTAAFARRLDGLCRVEVKEAEEGDVLEAGRVLIAPGNRHMLLQRVGSRYHVAIKDGPLVSRHRPSVDVLFRSAAQCAGGNATGVIMTGMGDDGAKGLLEMKQAGARTFAQDEKSCVVFGMPKEAIALGAVDKVVSLDAIAHEILLAEHAI
- a CDS encoding CheR family methyltransferase yields the protein MVLSAAPERKLTEATSSAIRLDAMSDRHFRDLAAYIEREVGIRLPPTKRTMVEGRLRRRVKALGVANLDEYVALVLDRDELGGENMHLIDCVTTNKTDFFREPEHFEILTRVVMPHLLDGARRRNERVFKFWSAAASIGAEAYTLAMVLADLSAAEHFGFRILGTDICSTALAQAQAAIYPEDMLAPTPKAMRERYVMSSRNSARREVRIVPELRRLVRFQRLNLMDATYPIDEDIDVIFCRNVLIYFSSPTQQAVVANLCRHLRPGGFLFLGHSESMAGGKQASMRQIASTVFRKEVGRT